Proteins encoded in a region of the Pseudomonas putida genome:
- the epsC gene encoding serine O-acetyltransferase EpsC: protein MSEQPSSAHWQLQNIVTGLRGAREQWRTRNGRSIGEQGGRELPSREAMRQILEQLCGALFPMRLGPVDLREESEDFYVGHTLDAALTALLAQARLELRYAARQSKAELAGVDAHALSLIQGFAAALPELRVLLDTDVLAAYHGDPAARSVDEVLLCYPGILAIIHHRLAHHLYQAGLPLLARISSELAHSATGIDIHPGAQIGPSFFIDHGTGVVIGETAIIGERVRIYQAVTLGAKRFPSDESGTLHKGLPRHPIVEDDVVIYAGATVLGRITIGKGSTIGGNVWLTRSVPAESNITQANLQLDCQDKN, encoded by the coding sequence GTGAGCGAACAACCTTCATCCGCGCACTGGCAGTTGCAGAACATCGTTACTGGCCTGCGCGGCGCCCGTGAGCAATGGCGCACCCGCAATGGCCGCAGCATTGGTGAGCAGGGCGGGCGCGAACTGCCATCGCGCGAGGCGATGCGGCAGATTCTGGAGCAACTGTGCGGTGCGTTGTTCCCCATGCGCCTTGGGCCTGTGGACCTGCGCGAAGAAAGCGAAGACTTCTACGTCGGCCATACTCTGGATGCCGCACTGACCGCCTTGCTGGCCCAGGCGCGTCTGGAGTTGCGCTATGCCGCTCGCCAAAGCAAGGCTGAGCTGGCAGGTGTAGACGCTCACGCGCTAAGCCTGATCCAGGGCTTCGCGGCTGCGTTGCCGGAGCTGCGCGTACTGCTCGACACCGATGTGCTGGCCGCCTACCACGGCGACCCGGCGGCGCGCAGCGTCGATGAAGTACTGCTGTGCTACCCAGGGATCCTGGCGATCATCCACCACCGCCTGGCGCACCACCTTTACCAGGCCGGCTTGCCGCTGCTGGCGAGGATCAGTTCGGAGCTGGCGCATTCGGCCACGGGTATCGACATTCACCCAGGGGCGCAAATCGGCCCGAGCTTCTTCATCGACCACGGCACCGGCGTGGTGATTGGCGAAACTGCGATCATCGGCGAGCGCGTGCGCATCTACCAGGCGGTTACCCTGGGCGCCAAGCGCTTCCCAAGCGATGAGTCGGGGACCCTGCACAAAGGCCTGCCGCGCCACCCCATCGTCGAGGACGATGTGGTGATCTATGCCGGGGCCACGGTGCTGGGGCGCATTACCATCGGCAAAGGCTCGACCATTGGCGGCAATGTGTGGCTGACCCGCAGTGTGCCGGCTGAAAGCAACATCACCCAGGCCAACTTGCAGCTGGATTGCCAGGACAAGAACTGA
- the tcyN gene encoding L-cystine ABC transporter ATP-binding protein TcyN, which translates to MIEVKGLTKRFKGQTVLNGIDLTVQPGEVVAIIGPSGSGKTTFLRCLNLLETPDAGQIQIGTISIDANRPLGGQQGAIRRLRQQAGFVFQNFNLFPHRTALENVIEGPVIVKKTPREQAIELGRRLLAKVGLAGKEDAYPRRLSGGQQQRVAIARALAMEPEVILFDEPTSALDPELVGEVLATIRGLAEEKRTMIIVTHEMSFARDVANRVIFFDKGVIVEQGEAKALFAAPKEERTRQFLRKFLGTAASE; encoded by the coding sequence ATGATTGAAGTCAAAGGCCTGACCAAACGGTTCAAGGGCCAGACCGTGCTCAACGGTATCGACCTGACCGTGCAGCCCGGCGAAGTGGTGGCCATCATCGGCCCCAGTGGCTCGGGCAAGACCACCTTCCTGCGCTGCCTGAACCTGCTGGAAACCCCCGATGCCGGGCAGATCCAGATCGGCACCATCAGCATCGATGCCAACCGCCCGCTGGGTGGCCAGCAAGGTGCGATTCGGCGTTTGCGCCAGCAGGCCGGGTTCGTGTTCCAGAACTTCAACTTGTTCCCTCACCGCACCGCCCTGGAGAACGTGATCGAGGGGCCGGTGATCGTCAAGAAGACGCCTCGCGAACAGGCCATCGAGCTTGGCCGGCGTCTGCTGGCCAAGGTCGGCCTGGCGGGCAAGGAAGACGCCTACCCACGGCGCCTGTCCGGCGGCCAGCAGCAACGGGTGGCCATCGCCCGCGCCCTGGCCATGGAGCCGGAGGTGATCCTGTTCGACGAACCGACGTCGGCGCTGGACCCGGAGCTGGTGGGTGAAGTACTGGCGACCATCCGCGGCCTGGCCGAGGAAAAGCGCACCATGATCATCGTCACCCACGAGATGAGCTTTGCTCGGGATGTGGCGAACCGGGTGATCTTCTTCGACAAGGGCGTGATCGTGGAACAGGGTGAAGCCAAGGCGTTGTTTGCGGCGCCCAAGGAAGAGCGTACCCGGCAGTTCCTGCGCAAGTTCCTCGGTACCGCAGCTTCCGAGTAA
- the tcyL gene encoding cystine ABC transporter permease, with protein sequence MIAESLQLVVDSTPFLLKGAGYTVLLSVGGMFFGLLLGFALALMRLSKILPLNWLARVYVSFFRGTPLLVQLFVIYFGMPQIGIELDPIPASLIGLSLNMAAYICEILRAAISSIDRGQWEAAASIGMTRVQAMRRAILPQALRTALPPLGNSFISLVKDTALAATIQVPELFRQAQLITARTFEVFTMYVAVAVIYWVLCSILAHFQNRMEARVNQHDQEQ encoded by the coding sequence ATGATCGCTGAAAGCCTGCAACTCGTTGTCGACTCCACGCCCTTCCTGCTGAAGGGCGCGGGTTATACAGTGCTGCTCAGTGTCGGCGGCATGTTCTTCGGCCTGCTGCTGGGCTTTGCCCTGGCGCTGATGCGGCTGTCGAAGATTTTGCCGCTGAACTGGCTGGCGCGGGTCTACGTGTCGTTCTTCCGCGGCACGCCGCTGCTGGTGCAGCTGTTCGTGATCTATTTCGGCATGCCACAGATTGGCATCGAGCTCGACCCGATACCTGCCTCGCTGATCGGCCTGTCGCTGAACATGGCGGCCTACATCTGCGAAATCCTGCGTGCGGCGATTTCCTCGATCGACCGGGGCCAGTGGGAAGCTGCCGCCAGCATCGGCATGACCCGCGTCCAGGCCATGCGCCGGGCGATCCTGCCACAGGCCTTGCGCACCGCCCTGCCACCGTTGGGTAACAGCTTCATTTCGCTGGTCAAGGACACCGCCCTGGCGGCGACCATCCAGGTGCCCGAGCTGTTCCGCCAGGCGCAGCTGATTACCGCACGTACCTTCGAAGTGTTCACCATGTACGTGGCAGTCGCCGTTATCTACTGGGTGCTGTGCAGCATCCTTGCGCACTTCCAGAACCGCATGGAAGCGCGGGTCAACCAGCATGACCAGGAGCAATGA
- the tauC gene encoding taurine ABC transporter permease TauC, whose protein sequence is MSSLDLPVAGKHDTQARPAAKLRRPLSTRWISTLTLTSLLLAWWLVTAAGWIEPLFLPSPGDILARAWTLLTQGYMDASLWQHLGASLGRIGLALLAATLTAIPVGIAIGYNRVARGILDPLIEFYRPIPPLAYLPLIVIWCGIGELSKVLLIYLAIFAPIAIATATGVRTVDPAKLRAAQSLGATKAQLIRHVILPSALPDILTGIRIGLGVGWSTLVAAELIAATSGLGFMVQSAAQFLVTDVVVLGILLIALIAFALEMSLRALQRKLVPWHGQSH, encoded by the coding sequence ATGAGCAGCCTGGACCTGCCGGTCGCCGGCAAACACGACACCCAAGCCCGGCCAGCCGCCAAGCTGCGCCGCCCACTGTCCACCCGCTGGATCAGCACCCTGACCCTGACCAGCCTGCTGCTGGCCTGGTGGCTGGTGACGGCCGCCGGCTGGATCGAGCCGCTGTTCCTGCCCTCGCCCGGCGACATCCTGGCCAGGGCCTGGACACTGCTCACCCAAGGCTACATGGACGCCAGCCTGTGGCAGCACCTGGGCGCCAGCCTGGGCCGCATCGGCTTGGCCCTGCTGGCCGCCACCCTCACCGCCATCCCGGTGGGCATCGCCATCGGCTACAACCGCGTGGCGCGCGGCATTCTCGACCCGCTGATCGAGTTCTATCGGCCGATCCCACCGCTGGCCTACCTGCCGCTGATCGTCATCTGGTGCGGTATCGGCGAGCTGTCCAAGGTGCTGCTGATCTACCTGGCCATCTTCGCCCCCATCGCCATTGCCACCGCCACCGGTGTGCGCACGGTCGACCCGGCCAAGCTGCGGGCGGCGCAGTCGCTGGGTGCGACCAAGGCCCAGCTGATCCGCCATGTGATCCTGCCCAGTGCGCTGCCCGACATCCTTACCGGCATCCGCATCGGCCTGGGCGTCGGCTGGTCGACCCTGGTCGCCGCCGAACTGATCGCCGCCACCAGCGGCCTGGGCTTCATGGTGCAGTCGGCGGCGCAGTTCCTGGTCACCGACGTGGTGGTGCTGGGCATTCTGCTGATCGCCCTGATCGCCTTCGCCCTGGAAATGAGCCTGCGTGCCCTGCAACGCAAACTGGTGCCCTGGCATGGGCAGAGCCACTGA
- the tcyJ gene encoding cystine ABC transporter substrate-binding protein, translating into MSKFAKPLLNASLALLLGAGLLGQAFAGEQLKTIQEKGVINVGLEGTYPPFSFQDENGKLAGFEVELSELLAKELGVKAKIQPTKWDGILAALESKRLDVVVNQVTISEERKKKYDFSEPYTVSGIQALILKKKAEQLNIKSAQDLAGKKVGVGLGTNYEQWVKQDVPKAEVRTYEDDPSKFADLRNGRIDAILIDRLAALEYAQKAKDTELAGDAFSRLESGVALRKGEPELLAAINKAIDKLKADGTLAKLSEKYFGADVTK; encoded by the coding sequence ATGTCGAAATTCGCCAAACCGCTACTCAACGCCAGCCTGGCCCTCCTGCTGGGTGCCGGCCTGCTCGGCCAGGCCTTCGCCGGCGAGCAATTGAAGACTATCCAGGAAAAAGGCGTGATCAACGTCGGCCTGGAAGGTACCTACCCACCGTTCAGTTTCCAGGATGAGAACGGCAAGCTGGCCGGCTTCGAGGTGGAGCTTTCGGAACTCCTGGCCAAGGAGCTGGGGGTCAAGGCCAAGATCCAGCCAACCAAGTGGGACGGCATCCTTGCCGCGCTGGAGTCCAAGCGCCTGGACGTAGTGGTCAATCAGGTGACCATCTCCGAAGAGCGCAAGAAGAAATACGACTTCTCCGAGCCCTACACCGTTTCCGGTATCCAGGCCCTGATCCTGAAGAAGAAAGCCGAGCAGCTGAACATCAAGTCGGCGCAAGACCTGGCCGGCAAGAAAGTCGGTGTGGGCCTGGGCACCAACTACGAGCAGTGGGTCAAGCAGGATGTCCCGAAAGCCGAAGTGCGTACCTATGAAGACGACCCGAGCAAGTTCGCCGACCTGCGCAACGGCCGCATCGACGCCATCCTGATCGACCGCCTGGCCGCGCTGGAATACGCGCAAAAAGCCAAGGACACCGAGCTTGCCGGCGATGCCTTCTCGCGCCTGGAAAGCGGCGTAGCCCTGCGCAAGGGCGAGCCTGAGCTGCTGGCAGCGATCAACAAGGCCATCGACAAGCTCAAGGCTGACGGCACGCTGGCCAAGCTGTCCGAAAAATACTTCGGTGCCGATGTCACCAAATGA
- the tauB gene encoding taurine ABC transporter ATP-binding subunit has translation MALLELERISAQYPGASTPVLADINLSLGPRQLLVALGPSGSGKTSLLNLIAGFVAPSGGRITLDGLPVQGPGAERGVVFQDDALLPWQNVLGNVAFGLELAGVPRAQREAKAREMLALVDLAGFGERRIWQLSGGQKQRVGLARALAADPRVLLMDEPFGALDAFTREQMQELLLQVWQRTAKPVFLITHDIEEAVFLASELVLLAPNPGRVVERLQLDFGQRYAAGESARAIKSDPAFIETREHVLARVFSQRQSLQEPA, from the coding sequence TCGAACTGGAGCGCATCAGCGCACAGTACCCTGGCGCCAGCACCCCGGTGCTGGCCGACATCAACCTGAGCCTGGGGCCTCGCCAGTTGCTGGTGGCCCTGGGGCCTTCGGGCAGCGGCAAGACTTCGCTGCTCAACCTGATCGCCGGCTTCGTCGCCCCCAGCGGCGGGCGCATCACCCTCGACGGCTTACCGGTGCAGGGCCCAGGTGCCGAGCGCGGTGTGGTGTTTCAGGACGATGCCCTGCTGCCATGGCAAAACGTGCTGGGCAATGTCGCCTTCGGCCTCGAACTGGCCGGCGTGCCCCGCGCTCAGCGTGAGGCCAAGGCCCGTGAAATGCTCGCCCTCGTCGACCTCGCGGGCTTCGGCGAACGGCGCATCTGGCAGTTGTCCGGTGGCCAGAAACAGCGGGTGGGCCTGGCCCGCGCGTTGGCGGCCGACCCTCGGGTATTGCTGATGGATGAACCGTTCGGCGCCCTCGACGCCTTCACCCGCGAGCAGATGCAGGAACTGCTGCTGCAGGTCTGGCAGCGCACCGCCAAGCCGGTGTTCCTGATTACCCACGACATCGAAGAAGCCGTGTTCCTCGCCAGCGAGCTGGTACTGCTGGCCCCCAACCCTGGGCGCGTGGTGGAACGCCTGCAACTGGACTTCGGCCAGCGCTACGCCGCTGGCGAATCGGCCCGGGCCATCAAGTCCGACCCTGCCTTCATCGAAACCCGCGAGCATGTGCTGGCGCGGGTATTTTCCCAACGCCAAAGCCTGCAGGAGCCCGCATGA